The following proteins come from a genomic window of Miscanthus floridulus cultivar M001 chromosome 2, ASM1932011v1, whole genome shotgun sequence:
- the LOC136540592 gene encoding uncharacterized protein yields MVGRKPMRRRRSDRQPPPQSFGATARPSSPRSFASTPASAAAVAADLDELLLTAPPPSASEPRSFSYAVKQQCWEKAERVPGRDPERWRRDALGNIVFRKLVGCPGCLCHDYDHIVPYSKGGKSTLENCQVLQATVNRSKGNKTEVSKSELIQKSAYCRVSGRDMDLVELSAYGNVRRGPDSGGCKIQ; encoded by the exons ATGGTGGGTCGGAAGCCGATGCGCCGCCGCCGAAGTGACCGGCAACCGCCGCCGCAATCCTTCGGCGCCACGGCTCGCCCAAGTTCCCCACGCTCGTTTGCCTCCACTCCTGCCTCCGCTGCCGCAGTCGCCGCCGACCTGGACGAGCTGCTGCtgacggcgccgccgccgtccgcgtcGGAGCCCCGGAGCTTCTCGTACGCTGTGAAGCAGCAGTGCTGGGAGAAGGCGGAGCGGGTGCCCGGACGCGACCCGGAGAGGTGGCGCCGCGATGCGCTCGGCAACATCGTCTTCCGCAAGCTCGTGGGGTGTCCCGGCTGCCTCTGCCACGACTACGACCACATCGTCCCCTACTCCAAG GGAGGGAAGAGCACATTGGAGAATTGTCAGGTTTTGCAG GCTACGGTGAATCGATCTAAAGGCAACAAGACTGAGGTATCCAAATCTGAGCTCATACAGAAGAGTGCATATTGTAGGGTTTCAG GACGGGACATGGATCTTGTTGAACTCTCTGCCTATGGAAATGTCCGGAGAGGGCCAGATTCAGGGGGCTGCAAAATCCAATGA